The following proteins come from a genomic window of Lycium ferocissimum isolate CSIRO_LF1 chromosome 4, AGI_CSIRO_Lferr_CH_V1, whole genome shotgun sequence:
- the LOC132052402 gene encoding flavonol synthase/flavanone 3-hydroxylase-like, with the protein MATPKIPTVDLTPFFREGYDDEKRKIVDSITKACSDYGFFQVVNHGVPLDLTSQALKLAKTFFESPTEAKLKYCPLPNAPVPAGYNKKPNPSYEFNEYLIMLPPGSDFNIFPDNHPLFREVMEELFSQFLKIGMVVERVLSECLGLPPCVLKEFNNDRSWDFLIALFYLPATEKERIGASSHKDVSCFTIVLQDEVAGLEVQKDGEWILIAPQPGALVVNIGDALQVLTNDKFKSPTHRVLRPNGRSRNSFAFFYSLSGDKLVQPLPQFTKEIAEKPKYRPFLYKEYIQKRKENKSKHVTRLEDEITISHYAIPEE; encoded by the exons ATGGCTACCCCAAAGATACCCACAGTTGATTTGACTCCATTCTTTAGAGAAGGATATGATgatgaaaagagaaaaattgtaGATTCCATTACTAAAGCTTGTTCTGATTATGGCTTCTTCCAAGTTGTAAATCATGGTGTACCCCTTGATCTCACTAGTCAAGCTCTGAAGTTGGCCAAAACTTTCTTTGAGTCTCCAACTGAAGCCAAACTCAAATATTGTCCACTGCCTAATGCACCTGTTCCTGCAGGCTATAACAAGAAGCCTAATCCTTCTTATGAGTTCAATGAATATCTCATCATGCTTCCACCTGGTTCAGATTTTAACATCTTCCCGGACAATCATCCGCTATTTCG aGAGGTGATGGAAGAGTTATTCTCCCAATTCTTGAAGATAGGGATGGTTGTCGAGAGAGTGTTGAGCGAGTGCCTGGGGCTTCCTCCCTGTGTTCTTAAAGAATTCAATAATGACAGAAGCTGGGATTTCCTCATTGCTTTATTTTACTTGCCGGCAACAGAAAAGGAAAGGATAGGTGCAAGTTCACATAAAGATGTCAGTTGCTTCACAATTGTGTTACAAGATGAAGTTGCAGGCCTTGAGGTTCAAAAGGATGGCGAATGGATCCTAATAGCCCCACAACCAGGTGCTCTTGTTGTCAACATCGGTGATGCTCTTCAG GTCCTTACCAATGACAAATTCAAGAGTCCAACGCATAGGGTGTTGAGACCTAATGGAAGATCAAGGAATTCATTTGCATTCTTCTACAGTTTGTCAGGGGACAAGTTGGTTCAACCACTACCCCAGTTTACAAAGGAGATTGCAGAAAAACCAAAGTACAGACCATTCTTGTACAAAGAGTATAtacagaaaagaaaagaaaacaagtcTAAGCACGTTACCAGGCTTGAAGACGAGATTACCATATCGCACTATGCAATCCCCGAGGAGTGA